The following proteins come from a genomic window of Caloenas nicobarica isolate bCalNic1 chromosome 6, bCalNic1.hap1, whole genome shotgun sequence:
- the SEC22A gene encoding vesicle-trafficking protein SEC22a, whose amino-acid sequence MSMILSASVVRVRDGLPLSASTDYDQSTGMQECRKYFKMLSKKLSQLPDRCTLKTGQYNINFISSLGVSYMMLCTENYPSVLAFCFLDELQKEFITTYNMMKTNTAVRPYCFIEFDNFIQRTKQRYNNTRSLSTKMNLADMQTEIKLRPPYQISMSELGSANGFTHLSVAEYKGAGKISAAPHQRLEPVTLPGIVSFVLSLLCGALNLIRGFHAIESLLQNEGEDFSYVIAFFLGTASCLYQCYLFVYYTGWRNAKSFLNFGLICLCNMYLYELRNLWQLFFHVTVGAFSTLQIRLRQPQGKSPDYNV is encoded by the exons ATGTCTATGATTTTATCTGCCTCTGTGGTCCGCGTGAGGGATGGACTCCCACTGTCTGCCTCTACTGATTATGACCAGAGCACGGGCATGCAAGaatgtagaaaatattttaaaatgctctcaAAGAAACTGTCACAGCTTCCTGATAGATGTACTCTGAAAACTGGGCAGTATAATATAAA CTTTATAAGTTCTCTGGGAGTAAGCTATATGATGTTGTGCACTGAAAATTATCCCAGTGTCCTGGCTTTCTGCTTCCTGGATGAGCTTCAGAAGGAGTTCATCACTACCTACAATATGATGAAGACAAATACTGCTGTCAGACCGTACTGTTTTATAGAGTTTG ATAATTTCATTCAGAGGACCAAACAGAGATATAACAACACGCGTTCTTTGTCAACAAAGATGAATCTCGCTGACATGCAGACCGAGATCAAACTGAGACCACCTTATCAAATCTCCATGTCAGAACTTGGCTCAGCTAATGGGTTCACACATTTATCTGTGGCAGAATATAAGGGTGCTGGTAAGATATCTGCAG CTCCTCATCAGCGTCTGGAACCTGTGACTCTGCCAGGGATTGTCTCATTTGTGCTTAGTTTGTTATGTGGGGCTTTGAATTTAATTCGTGGCTTTCATGCCATAGAAAGTCTTCTCCAG aatgaaGGTGAAGATTTCAGCTATgttattgcattttttcttgGAACAGCATCCTGTTTGTACCAG tGTTACCTGTTTGTATACTACACAGGCTGGAGGAATGCCAAATCCTTCCTGAATTTTGGCTTAATTTGCCTGTGTAACATGTATCTGTATGAACTGCGCAACCTGTGGCAGCTCTTCTTTCATGTGACTGTGGGAGCATTTTCTACCTTACAAATTCGACTGCGACAACCACAGGGAAAGTCCCCTGATTACAATGTCTGA